From Skermanella sp. TT6, a single genomic window includes:
- a CDS encoding DeoR/GlpR family DNA-binding transcription regulator, producing MKSDTRQQRILDLAGRQGFVSIDGLSRQFEVTPQTIRRDINQLCEQGLLERHHGGAVPRSTTHNVDYVERKALGSEAKRAIGRLVSRHVPEGVSLFINIGTTTEAVAQELVGHKNLSVITNNLNVAAFLAAGTDLDVLVAGGLVRNRDGGIIGEATIDFINQFKVDIGIIGISGIDLDGTLLDFDYREVRVAQAIIRNARTVFLCADHSKFGRNAMVRLGHIGEVSALFTDRAPPAPLADVLAAHDVEVHIAAGE from the coding sequence GTGAAGAGCGACACCCGCCAGCAGCGCATCCTCGACCTTGCCGGCCGCCAGGGCTTCGTCTCGATCGACGGGCTGTCGCGCCAGTTCGAGGTGACTCCCCAGACCATCCGGCGCGACATCAACCAGCTCTGCGAGCAGGGCCTGCTGGAGCGCCACCACGGCGGCGCCGTCCCCCGCTCCACCACCCACAACGTCGACTATGTGGAGCGCAAGGCGCTGGGGTCGGAGGCCAAGCGGGCGATCGGCCGGCTGGTATCGCGCCACGTGCCGGAAGGCGTCTCGCTGTTCATCAATATCGGCACCACGACCGAGGCGGTCGCCCAGGAGCTGGTCGGCCACAAGAACCTCAGCGTCATCACCAACAACCTCAACGTGGCGGCCTTCCTGGCGGCCGGCACCGACCTGGACGTGCTGGTGGCCGGCGGGCTGGTGCGCAACCGCGACGGCGGCATCATCGGCGAGGCGACGATCGACTTCATCAACCAGTTCAAGGTCGATATCGGTATCATCGGGATCAGCGGCATCGACCTGGACGGCACCCTGCTCGACTTCGACTACCGCGAGGTTCGGGTCGCCCAGGCGATCATCCGCAACGCCCGCACCGTCTTCCTGTGCGCCGACCACAGCAAGTTCGGCCGCAACGCCATGGTGCGGCTCGGCCATATCGGCGAGGTCTCGGCCCTCTTCACCGATCGCGCGCCCCCGGCGCCGCTGGCCGACGTGCTGGCGGCCCACGACGTGGAGGTGCATATCGCGGCGGGGGAGTGA
- a CDS encoding CHAD domain-containing protein: MAYCFTPEETVPQGVRRIALEQIDKAEAALTGGAQSGGRERHKAVHDARKGCKKIRALLRLARGGLGNAYVRENGFFRDAQRRLSAVRDASVMVETLDKLVGRQGSDGAGGFVQVRGVLVERCERASAEHLEQERTTEEVAGMLREVRGRVETWTLRSPGFKVLRPGLHKVYRDGARRLEALGDAPTAHDFHDWRKQAKYLSYHLRLLTPVWPGTVRALAGEFGELGSLLGDEHDLAVLCCMLEAEEQAFGGPVLVRPLAGMIDRRRSELQAASRMLGARLYLDKPKTFMTRMEAWWDLWKSEPVSRAA, translated from the coding sequence ATGGCGTACTGCTTTACGCCGGAAGAGACCGTGCCCCAGGGCGTCCGCCGCATCGCCCTGGAGCAGATCGACAAGGCCGAGGCGGCCCTGACGGGCGGCGCCCAGTCTGGAGGCAGGGAGCGCCACAAGGCGGTGCACGATGCCCGCAAGGGGTGCAAGAAGATCCGGGCGCTGCTGCGGCTCGCCCGCGGCGGGCTGGGCAATGCCTATGTCCGGGAGAACGGGTTCTTCCGCGACGCCCAGCGCAGGCTGTCCGCCGTGCGCGACGCGTCGGTCATGGTCGAGACCCTGGACAAGCTGGTCGGGCGCCAGGGCAGCGACGGCGCCGGCGGGTTCGTTCAGGTCCGGGGCGTCCTGGTCGAGCGGTGCGAGCGGGCCTCCGCCGAGCACCTGGAGCAGGAGCGGACCACCGAGGAGGTCGCCGGCATGCTGCGCGAGGTGCGCGGCCGGGTCGAGACCTGGACCCTGCGGAGCCCCGGCTTCAAGGTGCTGCGGCCCGGCCTGCACAAGGTCTACCGCGACGGGGCGAGGCGCCTGGAGGCGCTGGGCGACGCGCCGACCGCCCATGACTTCCACGACTGGCGCAAGCAGGCGAAGTATCTCTCCTACCACCTGAGATTGTTGACGCCGGTTTGGCCGGGCACGGTCCGCGCCCTGGCCGGGGAGTTCGGGGAACTGGGCAGCCTGCTCGGCGACGAGCACGACCTCGCCGTGCTGTGCTGCATGCTGGAGGCCGAGGAGCAGGCCTTCGGCGGCCCGGTCCTGGTGCGGCCGCTGGCCGGCATGATCGACCGGCGGCGGTCCGAGCTCCAGGCGGCGAGCCGCATGCTGGGCGCCCGGCTCTATCTCGACAAGCCCAAGACCTTCATGACCCGCATGGAAGCCTGGTGGGACCTGTGGAAGAGCGAGCCGGTCAGCCGCGCGGCGTGA
- a CDS encoding metallophosphoesterase family protein — protein sequence MSVPERSGNVVLSFLRKRQDVEQVAATVPKGIRVYAVGDIHGRADLLMRLLDMVTDDARASPGPVNYLVFLGDYVDRGLHSRQVIDLMIGGPPATFGAVHLRGNHEAAFQEFMTTPAAGSGWFKYGGLATLHSYGIQIPSGLTPEERISYAQQELRRVVPPAHVSFLNHLRPSLTIGDYFFTHAGVRPGVPLNRQDKDDMMWIRDDFLNSTADHGKIVVHGHTITDLPEIRSNRIGIDTGAYASGHLTCLVLEGDRRRFLAT from the coding sequence ATGAGCGTACCGGAAAGATCAGGCAACGTGGTGTTGAGTTTTCTGCGCAAGCGCCAGGATGTGGAACAGGTGGCGGCGACGGTGCCCAAGGGCATCCGCGTCTATGCCGTCGGCGACATCCACGGCCGCGCGGATCTCCTGATGCGCCTGCTCGATATGGTGACCGACGACGCCAGGGCCTCGCCGGGGCCGGTCAACTATCTAGTCTTCCTGGGTGACTACGTGGACCGCGGCCTGCACTCCCGCCAGGTCATCGACCTGATGATCGGCGGCCCGCCGGCGACCTTCGGGGCGGTTCATCTGCGCGGCAACCACGAGGCCGCCTTCCAGGAGTTCATGACGACTCCGGCGGCCGGCTCGGGATGGTTCAAGTATGGCGGCCTGGCGACGCTGCACAGCTACGGCATCCAGATCCCCTCGGGCCTGACGCCGGAGGAGCGGATCTCCTACGCCCAGCAGGAGCTGCGGCGCGTGGTTCCGCCCGCCCATGTCAGCTTCCTGAACCATCTGCGGCCGAGCCTGACCATCGGCGACTATTTCTTCACCCATGCCGGGGTTCGTCCGGGCGTTCCGCTGAACCGCCAGGACAAGGACGACATGATGTGGATCCGGGACGACTTTCTGAACTCGACCGCGGACCACGGCAAGATCGTGGTCCACGGCCACACCATCACCGACCTGCCGGAGATCCGCAGCAACCGCATCGGCATCGACACCGGGGCCTATGCCAGCGGCCACCTGACCTGCCTGGTGCTGGAGGGCGACCGCCGCCGCTTCCTGGCGACCTGA
- a CDS encoding YajQ family cyclic di-GMP-binding protein has translation MPSFDIVSKTEIAEVDNALDGVTREIGQRYDFKGSHCSIERKDNELTVAADDDLKLKQMHELLVVHFTRRKLDPGALDYGKPEKAAGNSVRQVITVKQGIDKELAKKITKAIKDSKMKVQASIQGDELRVTGKKIDDLQSAIALVKGLKIEQPLQYINFRD, from the coding sequence ATGCCGTCGTTCGATATCGTTTCCAAGACCGAGATTGCCGAAGTCGACAACGCCCTGGACGGGGTGACCCGCGAGATCGGACAGCGCTACGACTTCAAGGGGTCGCACTGCTCGATCGAGCGCAAGGACAACGAGCTGACCGTCGCGGCCGACGACGACCTGAAGCTCAAGCAGATGCACGAGCTGCTGGTCGTCCACTTCACCCGGCGCAAGCTCGATCCCGGCGCGCTCGACTACGGCAAGCCGGAGAAGGCGGCCGGCAACTCGGTGCGCCAGGTGATCACGGTAAAGCAGGGGATCGACAAGGAGCTCGCGAAGAAGATCACCAAGGCGATCAAGGACAGCAAGATGAAGGTCCAGGCGTCGATCCAGGGCGACGAGCTGCGCGTCACCGGCAAGAAGATCGACGACCTCCAGTCCGCCATCGCCCTGGTCAAGGGACTGAAGATCGAGCAGCCCCTGCAATACATCAATTTCCGGGACTGA
- a CDS encoding HAD hydrolase-like protein: protein MNHRLAIFDFDGTLADSLPWFRSVFGQVAERYRLRAPDAAEFEALRGLGNREILRHLEVPVWKLPLIARHMKGLMAADIERIPLFDGVPEMLRGLRIAGIGLAVVSSNSEANVRRVLGPDNAALIGHYGCGASIFGKGARFKAALRHGGVAPAQAICIGDEVRDADAARAQGIPFAAVAWGYATPAVLADQAPLVLFERVREIVPALVRRSGGPAG, encoded by the coding sequence ATGAACCACCGCCTCGCCATCTTCGACTTCGATGGAACCCTCGCCGACTCCCTTCCCTGGTTCCGGTCCGTCTTCGGCCAGGTGGCGGAGCGCTACCGGCTGAGGGCGCCCGATGCGGCGGAGTTCGAGGCCCTGCGCGGACTGGGTAACCGGGAGATCCTGCGGCACCTGGAGGTTCCGGTCTGGAAGCTCCCCCTGATCGCCCGGCATATGAAGGGGCTGATGGCGGCGGACATCGAGCGCATCCCGCTGTTCGACGGCGTGCCGGAGATGCTGCGTGGCCTGAGGATCGCGGGCATTGGGCTGGCCGTCGTCAGCTCCAACTCGGAAGCCAATGTCAGGCGGGTCCTGGGACCGGACAATGCCGCGCTGATCGGCCATTACGGCTGCGGCGCGTCGATCTTCGGGAAGGGGGCGCGGTTCAAGGCGGCGCTCCGCCACGGCGGCGTGGCGCCGGCACAGGCGATCTGCATCGGCGACGAGGTCCGCGACGCCGATGCCGCCCGCGCCCAGGGCATCCCGTTCGCCGCGGTGGCCTGGGGCTACGCCACGCCCGCGGTGCTGGCGGATCAGGCGCCGCTGGTGCTCTTCGAGCGGGTCCGCGAGATCGTTCCGGCCCTGGTCAGGCGGAGCGGCGGGCCTGCCGGGTGA
- a CDS encoding peptide ABC transporter ATP-binding protein, translating into MTAAPKTPDWPAARARRETVLDAVDLKKHYRLKRGLFRADATVKAVDGVSFALQTGRTLAVVGESGCGKSTLARMVTLIDPPTSGQLKFDGSDVTGVSRAEAKALRRKVQMVFQNPYGSLNPRKRIGTILEEPLVINTGLGRAERRERASAMMAKVGLRPDQYDRYPHMFSGGQRQRIAIARALMLNPRVVVADEPVSALDVSIQAQVLNLMMDLQEELDLAYLFISHDLSVVRHIADDVMVMYLGRPVEHGPKETVFAHPRHPYTRALMAATPRVNAALRQEIPPPSGELPSPINPPSGCPYHKRCPHMTQRCADEVPALREVDGRRVACHYAERMD; encoded by the coding sequence ATGACCGCGGCCCCGAAGACGCCGGACTGGCCGGCGGCCCGCGCCCGGCGCGAGACCGTGCTGGACGCCGTGGACCTGAAGAAGCATTACCGGCTGAAGCGCGGCCTGTTCCGCGCCGACGCCACGGTCAAGGCGGTGGACGGCGTGTCCTTCGCGCTCCAGACCGGCCGGACGCTGGCGGTGGTCGGCGAGTCCGGCTGCGGCAAGTCCACGCTGGCCCGCATGGTGACCCTGATCGACCCTCCCACGTCGGGCCAGCTGAAGTTCGACGGCAGCGACGTGACCGGGGTGAGCCGGGCGGAGGCGAAGGCTTTGCGCCGCAAGGTGCAGATGGTTTTCCAGAACCCTTACGGCTCGCTCAATCCGCGCAAGCGCATCGGCACGATCCTGGAGGAGCCGCTGGTCATCAATACCGGCCTGGGCCGGGCGGAGCGGCGCGAGCGGGCCTCCGCCATGATGGCCAAGGTCGGCCTCCGGCCGGACCAGTACGACCGCTATCCCCACATGTTCTCCGGCGGCCAGCGCCAGCGGATCGCCATCGCGCGGGCGCTGATGCTGAACCCGCGGGTGGTGGTGGCGGACGAGCCGGTGTCGGCGCTCGACGTATCGATCCAGGCGCAGGTGCTGAACCTGATGATGGACCTTCAGGAGGAGCTGGATCTCGCCTACCTGTTCATCAGCCACGACCTGAGCGTGGTGCGGCACATCGCCGACGACGTGATGGTGATGTATCTGGGCCGCCCGGTCGAGCACGGGCCGAAGGAAACCGTCTTCGCCCACCCGCGCCACCCCTACACCCGCGCCCTGATGGCGGCGACCCCCCGGGTCAACGCGGCGCTCCGCCAGGAGATCCCGCCGCCCTCCGGCGAGCTGCCGTCGCCGATCAACCCGCCGTCGGGCTGCCCCTACCACAAGCGCTGCCCGCACATGACCCAGCGCTGCGCCGACGAGGTGCCCGCCCTCCGGGAAGTCGACGGCAGGCGGGTGGCCTGCCACTACGCGGAGCGGATGGACTGA
- a CDS encoding ABC transporter ATP-binding protein — MPLLDIRNLSVEFSTRAGTFRAVDGIDLTVDEGEVLGIVGESGSGKSVTSLAVMGLIANNGRVVADKMEFDGRDLRTLTERQRRKLTGKDVAMVFQEPMTSLNPCFTVGFQIMESLKVHENMGRTERKRRTIELLEQVGIPAPESRLSSFPHQLSGGMNQRVMIAMAIACNPRLLIADEPTTALDVTIQKQILDLLLDLQKDRGMALILITHDMGVVAETAQRVSVMYAGQVVENRSARDLFTHPQHPYTGALLDALPERAIGKRRLPTIPGVVPGIADRPRGCLFNPRCAFVQEKCRTHAVPLFPDESGTARCFYPLQVTGGVAA, encoded by the coding sequence ATGCCTCTGCTCGATATCCGAAACCTGTCCGTCGAGTTCTCGACCCGCGCCGGTACGTTCCGGGCGGTCGACGGCATCGACCTGACGGTGGACGAGGGCGAAGTCCTCGGCATCGTCGGCGAGTCCGGCTCCGGCAAGAGCGTCACCTCGCTGGCCGTCATGGGCCTGATCGCCAACAACGGCCGCGTCGTAGCCGACAAGATGGAGTTCGACGGCCGGGACCTCCGCACCCTCACCGAACGCCAGCGCCGCAAGCTGACCGGCAAGGATGTGGCGATGGTCTTCCAGGAGCCCATGACCAGCCTCAACCCGTGCTTCACCGTCGGCTTCCAGATCATGGAGAGCCTGAAGGTCCACGAGAACATGGGGCGCACCGAACGCAAGCGCCGGACGATCGAACTGCTGGAACAGGTCGGCATCCCGGCGCCGGAAAGCCGGCTGTCGTCCTTTCCCCACCAGCTTTCCGGCGGCATGAACCAGCGGGTGATGATCGCCATGGCGATCGCCTGCAATCCGCGCCTGCTGATCGCCGACGAGCCGACCACCGCGCTCGACGTGACGATCCAGAAGCAGATCCTCGACCTGCTGCTCGACCTCCAGAAGGACCGCGGCATGGCGCTGATCCTGATCACCCACGACATGGGCGTGGTCGCCGAGACGGCGCAGCGCGTCTCGGTGATGTATGCCGGCCAGGTGGTGGAGAACCGCTCTGCCCGCGACCTCTTCACCCATCCGCAGCACCCCTATACCGGGGCGCTGCTCGACGCGCTGCCGGAGCGGGCGATCGGCAAGCGGCGGCTGCCGACCATCCCCGGCGTGGTGCCCGGCATCGCCGACCGGCCGCGCGGCTGCCTGTTCAATCCGCGCTGCGCCTTCGTCCAGGAGAAGTGCCGCACCCATGCGGTGCCGCTGTTCCCGGACGAGAGCGGGACGGCCCGCTGCTTCTACCCGCTCCAGGTGACCGGCGGGGTGGCGGCATGA
- a CDS encoding ABC transporter permease subunit, which translates to MAVETQIDAAAPAGAPLPTQRPPSQFGEFWHYFAQNKGAVAGLVVIVIVALAAILADVVAPYSPTEQFRDSILRPPFWAEGGSLAFPMGTDDVGRDILSRIIHGARLSLLIGIIVVTLSLAIGVMLGLVAGFARGVTDIAIMRLCDIMLALPSLLLAIVIVAILGPSLTNAMIAISLVVLPHYTRLTRAAVITELSKDYVVASKVSGAGVLRLMFITVLPNCTAPLIVQATLGFSTAILDAAALGFLGLGAQPPTPEWGTMLASAREFVSRAWWVVTFPGLAILITVLAFNLLGDGLRDALDPKLKR; encoded by the coding sequence ATGGCCGTAGAGACACAGATCGACGCCGCGGCACCGGCCGGAGCGCCCTTGCCGACCCAGCGCCCACCGTCGCAGTTCGGCGAGTTCTGGCACTACTTCGCCCAGAACAAGGGAGCCGTCGCCGGGCTGGTGGTGATCGTGATCGTGGCGCTGGCCGCGATCCTGGCGGACGTGGTGGCGCCCTACTCGCCGACGGAGCAGTTCCGGGACTCCATCCTCCGGCCGCCGTTCTGGGCGGAGGGCGGCTCGCTGGCCTTTCCCATGGGGACCGACGACGTCGGCCGGGACATCCTGTCCCGCATCATCCACGGCGCCCGGCTGTCGCTGTTGATCGGCATCATCGTGGTGACCCTGTCGCTGGCGATCGGGGTGATGCTGGGGCTGGTCGCCGGATTCGCCCGCGGCGTCACCGACATCGCGATCATGCGGCTGTGCGACATCATGCTGGCCCTGCCGTCGCTGCTGCTCGCCATCGTCATCGTCGCGATCCTGGGACCCAGCCTGACCAACGCGATGATCGCGATCAGCCTGGTCGTGCTGCCGCACTATACCCGGCTGACCCGGGCCGCCGTCATCACCGAGCTGTCCAAGGACTATGTCGTGGCCAGCAAGGTCAGCGGCGCCGGCGTGCTTCGGCTGATGTTCATCACGGTGCTGCCGAACTGCACGGCGCCGCTGATCGTGCAGGCCACCCTGGGCTTCTCGACCGCGATCCTGGACGCGGCGGCGCTGGGATTCCTCGGCCTCGGCGCGCAGCCGCCGACGCCGGAGTGGGGGACCATGCTGGCCTCGGCCCGCGAGTTCGTCAGCCGCGCCTGGTGGGTGGTCACGTTCCCCGGCCTCGCCATCCTGATCACGGTGCTGGCCTTCAACCTGCTGGGCGACGGGCTGCGCGACGCCCTCGACCCGAAACTGAAGCGATAA
- a CDS encoding ABC transporter permease subunit, translating into MFRFILTRFSLIIPTFIGVTLLTFALIRLVPGDPVELMAGERGISPERHAELRAAMGLDKPLMVQYGTYIADVVRGDLGQSVVTRTPVLDEFLTLFPATIELSVCAILFAMIIGLPLGILAAVKRGSMFDHSLMGISLTGYSMPIFWWALLLILLFSVNLGWTPVSGRISVMYWVEPVTGFMLIDSLLSDEEGAFASALSHLILPAIVLGTIPLAVIARMTRSSMLEVLGEDYIRTARAKGLAPFRVIAQHALRNALIPVVTVIGLQVGVLFAGAILTETIFAWPGIGKWLIESVARRDYPVLQGGVLLVAAVIMLVNLLVDLTYGILNPRIRHGGH; encoded by the coding sequence ATGTTCCGTTTCATTCTGACCCGGTTCAGCCTGATCATTCCGACGTTCATCGGCGTGACCCTGCTGACCTTCGCGCTGATCCGGCTGGTCCCGGGCGACCCGGTCGAGCTGATGGCCGGCGAGCGCGGCATCTCCCCCGAGCGCCATGCCGAGCTGCGGGCCGCCATGGGCCTGGACAAGCCCCTGATGGTCCAGTACGGCACCTACATCGCCGACGTGGTGCGCGGCGACCTCGGCCAGTCGGTCGTGACGCGCACGCCCGTCCTGGACGAGTTCCTGACCCTGTTCCCGGCGACCATCGAGCTGTCGGTCTGCGCGATCCTGTTCGCCATGATCATCGGCCTGCCCCTGGGCATCCTCGCGGCGGTCAAGCGCGGGTCGATGTTCGACCACAGCCTGATGGGGATCAGCCTGACCGGCTATTCCATGCCGATCTTCTGGTGGGCGCTGCTGCTGATCCTGCTGTTCTCGGTCAACCTGGGCTGGACGCCGGTGTCCGGCCGCATCTCCGTGATGTACTGGGTGGAGCCGGTGACCGGCTTCATGCTGATCGACAGCCTGCTGTCGGACGAGGAGGGGGCCTTCGCCTCGGCCCTGTCCCACCTGATCCTGCCCGCCATCGTGCTGGGCACGATCCCGCTCGCGGTGATCGCGCGCATGACCCGGTCGTCGATGCTGGAGGTGCTGGGCGAGGACTATATCCGCACCGCCCGCGCCAAGGGGCTGGCGCCCTTCCGGGTGATCGCCCAGCACGCGCTGCGGAACGCCCTGATCCCGGTGGTGACCGTCATCGGCCTCCAGGTCGGCGTGCTGTTCGCCGGCGCCATCCTGACCGAGACCATCTTCGCCTGGCCGGGCATCGGCAAGTGGCTGATCGAGTCGGTTGCCCGGCGGGACTATCCCGTGCTCCAGGGCGGCGTGCTGCTGGTCGCCGCCGTGATCATGCTGGTCAACCTGCTGGTCGACCTGACCTACGGCATCCTCAATCCGCGAATCCGCCACGGGGGGCACTGA
- a CDS encoding ABC transporter substrate-binding protein, with protein MHQALRGAALGLALAAGFASPLAAKTLVYCSEGSPEGFNPAFFTAGTTFDATSRQVFDKLVHFERGTTTIVPGLAESWEVSEEGLEYTFKLRKGVKFHTSKSFKPTRDFNAQDVVFSFERQWKSEHPYHAVSGGAYEYFNSMDMPKLLKSIEAVDDYTVKFILNEPEAPFLANLAMDFASIQSAEYADQMAKAGTQTKVDQEPVGTGPFQFVGYQKDAVIRYRANPEYWAGKAPIDTLVFSITPDASVRYAKLKAGECHVMAYPNPADLAAMKTDPAVNLMSQEGLNVGYLAFNTEKEPFTNAKVRQALSMAVNKDAIIEAVYQGAGKKAKNPIPPTIWSYNDAVEDTKYDPEAARKLLADAGFPNGFETDLWAMPVQRPYNPNARRMAEMVQADWAKIGVRVRIVSYEWGEYLRRTKDGEHQTMLMGWTGDNGDPDNFLYVLLGCEAVGSANRARFCHQPFNDLLIKAKRTPDIAERTKFYEQAQVVFKEQAPWVTVAHSVVFEPIRKEVQNYKIDPFGGHIFYGVDLQ; from the coding sequence ATGCATCAAGCACTGCGCGGAGCAGCCCTCGGGTTGGCTCTCGCGGCGGGCTTCGCTTCACCGCTCGCGGCAAAAACTCTGGTTTATTGCTCCGAAGGGAGCCCGGAGGGTTTCAATCCTGCGTTTTTCACGGCGGGCACGACATTTGATGCGACGTCGCGGCAGGTCTTCGACAAGCTCGTCCATTTCGAGCGCGGCACGACCACGATCGTTCCCGGCCTGGCCGAGTCCTGGGAGGTGTCGGAGGAGGGGCTCGAATACACTTTCAAGCTCCGCAAGGGGGTGAAGTTCCACACCTCCAAATCGTTCAAGCCGACACGCGACTTCAACGCCCAGGACGTGGTCTTCTCGTTCGAGCGCCAGTGGAAGTCCGAGCACCCCTACCACGCGGTGTCCGGTGGCGCTTACGAGTATTTCAACAGCATGGACATGCCCAAGCTGCTGAAGAGCATCGAGGCGGTGGACGACTACACGGTCAAGTTCATCCTCAACGAGCCCGAGGCGCCGTTCCTCGCCAACCTCGCGATGGATTTCGCTTCCATCCAGTCGGCCGAGTACGCCGACCAGATGGCCAAGGCCGGCACCCAGACCAAGGTCGACCAGGAGCCGGTCGGCACCGGCCCCTTCCAGTTCGTCGGCTACCAGAAGGACGCCGTCATCCGCTACCGGGCCAACCCCGAGTACTGGGCGGGCAAGGCGCCGATCGATACGCTGGTCTTCTCGATCACGCCCGACGCCTCGGTCCGCTACGCCAAGCTGAAGGCCGGCGAGTGCCATGTCATGGCCTATCCGAACCCGGCCGACCTCGCCGCCATGAAGACCGACCCCGCCGTCAACCTGATGTCGCAGGAAGGCCTGAACGTCGGCTATCTCGCCTTCAACACCGAGAAGGAGCCCTTCACCAACGCCAAGGTGCGGCAGGCGCTGAGCATGGCGGTCAACAAGGACGCCATCATCGAGGCGGTCTATCAGGGCGCGGGCAAGAAGGCCAAGAACCCGATCCCGCCGACCATCTGGTCGTATAACGACGCGGTGGAGGACACCAAGTACGATCCGGAGGCCGCGCGCAAGCTGCTGGCCGACGCCGGGTTCCCCAACGGGTTCGAGACCGACCTGTGGGCCATGCCGGTGCAGCGGCCCTACAACCCCAATGCCCGCCGCATGGCCGAGATGGTCCAGGCCGACTGGGCGAAGATCGGCGTCAGGGTCAGGATCGTCAGCTACGAGTGGGGCGAGTACCTGCGCCGCACCAAGGACGGCGAGCACCAGACCATGCTGATGGGCTGGACCGGCGACAACGGCGACCCCGACAACTTCCTGTACGTCCTGCTGGGCTGCGAGGCGGTCGGCAGCGCCAACCGCGCCCGCTTCTGCCACCAGCCGTTCAACGACCTGCTGATCAAGGCCAAGCGGACGCCCGACATCGCGGAGCGCACGAAGTTCTATGAACAGGCCCAGGTCGTGTTCAAGGAGCAGGCGCCGTGGGTGACCGTCGCCCACTCCGTCGTCTTCGAGCCGATCCGCAAGGAAGTCCAGAACTACAAGATCGATCCGTTCGGCGGCCACATCTTCTACGGCGTGGACCTGCAGTAG